ACGTCGGTGATATTTTGCAATTCAGCCACCATGCCATGATGTAGCGAGCGGGTGATGGTCAATGCGACGGCAGAGGCAAAAAGAATGCAGCCGGTGAGGACCGCAAATGAGAGCCAGATAAAATGGCTAATTAAGCTGTCTCGTGCTGTCAGACGAATTTCGCCAATCACATTGCCGTTATGTATGATGGGCTGTGCGACAGGAAGAGGGAACAACCAACGGTTGACCAGCGCGCCCAGCGTGTCGGTATTATCCGCCGGGTTCCATGACCACCAGGCAAACCGTTTATGATGGGCGTTAAGCACTTCCGCCACGGCAAATTGCCCCTGCTTGCCGAGGGTTGCCAGCGTTTCATTTGCCGCCACGGCATCGTTGAACACCAGAGAGGCTTCAAGACTGTGGCTCATGGTGGCGCCGGTAAGTTCGAGGTTTTTTTGCGCGTATTGCTTTAATGTCACCACGGAAGCGAAACACAGCAGCAACCATATAAACGTCATTGTTATAATGACGCTTATCATGCTGATTCGCCGCAACGTTCTTTTAAACGTCGGACGCGGTGTTGGTGCGACTTCCTTATTCATGCTTCTTATTCCGTGCGAGCATTAATACATCCGGATTGACTCTTACGCCACTGCGCGCCAGCGCATCCAGATTGACGGAAAACCTGACCTGGTCGTGCTCTATTATCAGACAAAATGCGCTGCCAATAACGCATTCAGGATTTTGCTCTGACATTAATAGCAACGCCTGGCCCTGATATTGATTTATTATTTCCTGTTGTTTTGCCGGGGGCTCACTCCCGAAATAGAGGGCATCACACCGGGCTGAAAGTGCTTCCCGATCGCTATGCACAATGACAGGACTATAGGGCAACGGGTTGTGTATATCTTCACTGCTGAGCGCCTGTCCGTAATGGGAAGAGGCATAAATACAGAGCTTAGGCTGGCCGGACAGTGCTGGCCATCGGGTGTAGCTCACAATACCAGAAACAATCGAACGTACCGATTTATCCGTTTCCGTGAACGAGCCTGCCGTGGCAGGGGTCACTAAAATGAACAGCATTAGCGCCAGGGGGAGTCGGAGCAAAGCGATCAAGATTGCATTTCCCATCAGAATCCGCCAAACCGCCCCGGAAATAGATGTCCTTAAGAATTGTCGGCAGAATACCATTGTTTATCAAAGCCGTCATTATGTCAGAAATATCCCTGTTTTGACTTAAGCTAAATCTTACAGCGATCGATATTCCCGAGAATTAAGCCTGGT
The sequence above is a segment of the Enterobacter hormaechei ATCC 49162 genome. Coding sequences within it:
- a CDS encoding YfiR family protein — protein: MGNAILIALLRLPLALMLFILVTPATAGSFTETDKSVRSIVSGIVSYTRWPALSGQPKLCIYASSHYGQALSSEDIHNPLPYSPVIVHSDREALSARCDALYFGSEPPAKQQEIINQYQGQALLLMSEQNPECVIGSAFCLIIEHDQVRFSVNLDALARSGVRVNPDVLMLARNKKHE